One Brassica napus cultivar Da-Ae chromosome C4, Da-Ae, whole genome shotgun sequence genomic region harbors:
- the LOC125585870 gene encoding uncharacterized protein PHLOEM PROTEIN 2-LIKE A7-like — protein MADVTRDPRTKDLGSVSIQCLMLTSTNYTVWSMRINVLLRVHEVLDTIEPDSDDQKKNDVGEKTASKEIWNIIKSRHLGADRVREARLQTLMMEFDRLKMDNNDTVDDFAGKISGLSSKATSLGENIEESKMVKKFLKGIPRDKYI, from the exons ATGGCGGACGTGACTAGGGATCCACGAACGAAGGACCTTGGATCTGTATCCATCCAATGTCTGATGTTGACATCGACGAACTACACAGTTTGGTCGATGAGGATAAATGTTCTACTTCGTGTTCATGAAGTGTTGGACACAATTGAACCCGATTCAGATGATCAAAAGAAGAACGAT GTGGGAGAAAAGACCGCATCAAAAGAGATCTGGAACATCATCAAGTCGCGACACCTAGGAGCTGATCGTGTAAGGGAGGCGAGACTTCAGACGTTGATGATGGAGTTTGATAGGTTGAAGATGGATAATAACGATACAGTCGATGACTTTGCGGGGAAGATATCGGGCCTATCATCCAAAGCAACCTCGTTGGGAGAGAACATAGAAGAATCCAAGATGGTTaagaagttcttgaagggtATTCCGAGAGACAAGTATATCTAG
- the LOC125585871 gene encoding uncharacterized protein LOC125585871 — MDAFSGYNQIMMNPDDREKTAFITDRGTYCYKVIPFGLKNAGATYQRLVYRMFSEQLRKTMEVYIDDMLVRIRIRRVSRLSGKRTDRNGLTKDKTRSPKANRKGRSFEPFHLTFDGQLKRYLATPHGLAKPVEGEPLFLYIAVSATAVSGVLIREERGEQKPIFYISKTLLDAETRYPLMETLAFVVVTSARKLRPYFQSHTIVILTTFPLRTVLHSPSQSGRLAKWAIELSEYDVEYRPRTCAKSQVLADFLVELPTGDMTNTEPDSTWVLHVDGSSSKQGSGIGIRLTSPTGEILEQSFRLEFHASNNEAEYEALIAGLRLAHGLKIYNIHTYCDSQLVANQYSGEYEARDERMDEYLKLVQDLAQDFNHFALTRIPRSENTQADALAALASSSDPGLKRVIPMEFIEHPSIGPPVIANLIWGKIEDAEEIEDPPEGKMNQPEYGCNSPWLEPIRAYIAEERCPPRNGRHTKLKPKPHDIGQTETLNKTVLDGLKKRIEANKGRWADKLEGVLWSHRTTPRRATGETPFALVYGMECMIPAEVEFPGVLRRFLPEREDLNNAMLLDELDLINERRDQALIRIHNYQHAAAKYYNSNVRHRRFKEGDLVLRNVFQNTVERNVGKLGANWEGPYKVIKVVRPGLYQIANMQDVKIQRTWNAMHLKKYYH; from the exons atggacgccttctccgGGTACAATCAAATcatgatgaatcccgacgatcgcgagaagaccgCATTCATCACCGACCGCGGAACGTATTGCTACAAGGTAATTCCTTTCGGTCTCAAGAATGCGGGTGCTACTTACCAGCGACTTGTCTATCGAATGTTCTCCGAACAGCTCAGAAAGACTATGGAAGTGTACATCGATGACATGCTC GTTCGTATTCGCATCAGGAGAGTTTCTCGGTTATCTGGTAAACGCACTGATAGAAATGGTCTCACCAAAGACAAAACGAGAAGTCCAAAGGCTAACCGGAAGGGTCGCAGCTTTGAACCGTTTCATCTCACGTTCGACGGACAA ctgaagcgttacCTGGCCACTCCTCATGGTCTTGCAAAACCAGTAGAGGGAGAACCTTTATTTTTATACATCGCGGTCTCCGCAACAGCAGTAAGTGGTGTTTTGATCAGAGAAGAACGCGGTGAACAAAAACCAATCTTTTACATAAGTAAAACCTTGCTGGACGCTGAGACGCGGTACCCCTTGATGGAAACACTAGCATTCGTTGTTGTAACATCGGCGAGAAAGCTCAGGCCATATTTCCAATCTCATACCATAGTGATTCTCACCACCTTTCCCCTGCGCACGGTTCTGCACAGTCCGAGTCAGTCAGGACGGCTCGCGAAATGGGCAATCGAACTGAGCGAGTACGATGTCGAGTACCGCCCAAGAACCTGTGCAAAATCTCAGGTGCTGGCGGATTTCTTAGTAGAATTGCCCACGGGGGATATGACAAACACGGAACCAGATTCAACTTGGGTTCTTCACGTTGATGGATCATCGTCCAAACAAGGATCCGGAATTGGGATTCGGCTCACGTCGCCCACCGGGGAAATCTTGGAGCAGTCGTTTCGGTTAGAATTCCATGCATCAAACAACGAGGCTGAATATGAAGCACTCATTGCAGGATTACGACTAGCCCATGGGCTGAAGATTTACAACATCCACACTTACTGCGATTCTCAGTTAGTCGCAAATCAATACAGCGGAGAATACGAGGCAAGAGACGAAAGAATGGACGAATATCTAAAACTCGTCCAGGACCTGGCCCAAGACTTCAACCACTTCGCCCTCACTAGAATTCCTCGCTCGGAAAACACCCAGGCAGATGCCTTGGCCGCGCTCGCGTCAAGCTCGGATCCAGGACTAAAACGGGTAATCCCCATGGAATTCATTGaacatccgagcatcggaccGCCGGTGATCGCCAATCTGATTTGGGGAAAAATCGAAGATGCTGAGGAAATCGAAGATCCACCAGAAGGAAAGATGAATCAGCCGGAATACGGTTGCAACAGCCCATGGCTAGAGCCGATCCGAGCCTATATAGCCGAAGAACGTTGCCCGCCGAGAAATGGGCGGCACACAAAATTAAAACCCAAGCCGCACGATAT CGGCCAGACAGAGACCCTTAACAAAACTGTCCTTGACGGGTTAAAAAAGCGCATAGAAGCCAATAAGGGACGATGGGCAGATAAGCTCGAAGGAGTTCTTTGGTCACATCGTACAACCCCAAGACGGGCTACGGGAGAAACCCCCTTCGCCCTCGTTTACGGGATGGAATGCATGATCCCAGCGGAAGTAGAATTTCCTGGAGTGCTGAGAAGATTCCTCCCCGAACGAGAAGATCTCAACAACGCGATGCTGCTGGACGAactcgatctcattaacgagcgaCGAGACCAAGCTCTCATAAGAATCCATAACTACCAGCACGCTGCCGCGAAATACTACAATTCAAACGTTCGCCACCGCAGGTTCAAGGAAGGTGATCTGGTTTTGCGCAATGTCTTCCAAAACACTGTCGAACGTAACGTAGGAAAACtgggagcaaactgggaaggaccatacaagGTCATAAAGGTTGTCCGACCAGGATTGTACCAAATCGCGAACATGCAAGACGTCAAGATCCAAAGAACCTGGAATGCGATGCATCTTAAAAAATACTACCACTAA